One Calditrichia bacterium DNA window includes the following coding sequences:
- a CDS encoding GNAT family N-acetyltransferase: MINYRKMTIADYDAVTALWQQTEGVRLRDSDSRPSLGAYLARNPGTSFVAEIDSEIVGAVLCGHDGRRGYLYHLAVAKTHRKQHIGKKLVELALTAIEQQGIFKVMIAVNADNFSGADFWKHTGWKPRPDLLFMEKTADGKPNA; this comes from the coding sequence ATGATCAACTACCGAAAAATGACCATTGCCGATTACGACGCGGTGACAGCCCTTTGGCAGCAAACCGAAGGTGTGCGCCTGCGCGATTCGGATTCCCGCCCGTCGCTGGGCGCGTATCTTGCCAGAAACCCTGGAACCAGCTTTGTTGCCGAAATCGACAGCGAAATTGTCGGCGCGGTGCTCTGCGGGCACGATGGCAGACGCGGATATCTGTATCATTTGGCGGTCGCTAAAACGCACCGGAAGCAACATATCGGGAAAAAATTGGTGGAATTGGCGCTCACCGCCATCGAACAGCAGGGCATTTTTAAAGTGATGATTGCTGTAAACGCGGATAATTTTTCCGGTGCAGATTTCTGGAAACACACCGGCTGGAAACCTCGCCCGGATCTGTTATTTATGGAAAAAACCGCGGACGGGAAACCGAATGCGTGA
- a CDS encoding sensor histidine kinase: MKKHFRIITFIFIIFNTLPAIAMPDPTAIDSINALGRDYIYSNVNHCISVFRQNMEDAKAIDYPAGEAKAAQNLGVALYMKGEYDESVAAYLQAIRIYESLNLLEDLAYAYGDLGYQMKRRDLPKGKSFMQQAIRIAEAHAFNQALCALYDNYGVIQEMSSEIDSSQYFYQKSLTLKTELKDTVGIPFSLNNLAGIYTTKGDFAKAEELLKRSDEYRSRETGNYGRIVNMLLWGDLFLKKGALDSAIYRYQTAIGMPGAFEQGYLVSYCYNQLATLYEQKKDYYNAYVNQKNFAAHNDSLLNIQTNSRIAELEIEFEAEKKDRLIAENQLKIKDRNELLGILGIAILVLLFASFGIWKYQHLKKEQLRSEMALKNQLKQAEYEQKISDEKLRISRDLHDNIGSQLTLLISSTDNLAYIKDEAVVQNKLAELSDFGRSTLDDLRNTVWAMKHEDGNIDTLMLKLNDIKRRLSGGDYALEITNAIDGELRLSSAQMLNLYRIAQEGLQNAIKHSGATAIQLKFSKNNGELQMRISDNGRGFTATNGSIGSGLQNMQHRCVEIGGSFAIQSGDAGTEIRCAIPV, from the coding sequence ATGAAAAAACATTTCAGAATCATCACATTTATTTTCATTATTTTTAACACTTTACCCGCAATTGCGATGCCCGATCCAACGGCAATCGATTCGATAAACGCATTGGGTCGCGACTATATTTATTCCAACGTTAACCACTGCATCAGCGTTTTCCGGCAAAATATGGAGGATGCCAAAGCCATCGATTATCCCGCTGGCGAAGCGAAAGCGGCGCAAAACCTGGGTGTTGCGCTGTATATGAAAGGTGAATACGATGAAAGCGTTGCGGCATATTTGCAGGCTATTCGCATCTACGAATCACTGAATTTGCTCGAAGATCTGGCATATGCCTACGGCGATTTGGGGTATCAGATGAAACGGCGCGATCTGCCGAAAGGCAAATCGTTTATGCAGCAAGCCATTCGCATTGCCGAGGCGCATGCATTTAACCAGGCGTTGTGTGCGTTGTATGATAATTACGGCGTGATTCAGGAAATGAGCAGCGAAATTGACAGCTCGCAATATTTCTACCAAAAATCACTAACGTTGAAAACCGAATTGAAAGATACTGTTGGCATTCCGTTCAGCCTGAACAATTTAGCCGGCATTTATACTACAAAAGGCGATTTCGCGAAAGCGGAAGAATTGCTGAAACGCTCCGATGAATACCGCAGCCGAGAAACAGGCAATTACGGCAGAATTGTAAACATGCTGCTGTGGGGCGATTTATTTTTGAAAAAGGGTGCTCTCGATTCTGCGATTTACCGCTATCAAACCGCGATCGGAATGCCCGGCGCGTTCGAGCAGGGTTATCTGGTCAGCTATTGTTACAACCAACTGGCAACGCTTTACGAACAAAAAAAGGATTATTATAACGCATACGTCAACCAGAAAAATTTTGCGGCGCACAACGATAGTTTGCTGAATATCCAAACCAACAGCCGGATTGCCGAATTGGAAATCGAATTTGAAGCGGAGAAAAAAGACCGGCTGATCGCCGAAAATCAGTTAAAAATAAAAGATCGCAACGAATTATTGGGCATCCTCGGTATCGCCATTTTGGTGCTCTTGTTTGCCAGTTTTGGCATCTGGAAATACCAGCATTTGAAAAAAGAACAGCTTCGCAGCGAAATGGCGCTGAAAAACCAACTGAAACAGGCGGAATACGAACAGAAAATTTCCGATGAAAAGCTGCGCATTTCCCGCGATTTGCACGATAACATCGGGTCGCAATTAACCCTGCTGATCAGCTCCACAGATAATCTGGCATACATCAAAGATGAAGCCGTCGTGCAAAACAAACTGGCGGAATTGAGCGATTTCGGGCGCAGCACGCTGGATGATTTGCGCAACACCGTTTGGGCGATGAAACACGAAGACGGCAACATCGACACGCTGATGTTGAAACTCAACGACATCAAACGGCGCTTGAGCGGCGGCGATTATGCGTTGGAAATTACCAACGCGATCGATGGCGAATTGCGGTTGTCATCTGCACAGATGCTCAATTTGTATCGCATTGCCCAGGAAGGGTTGCAGAATGCGATCAAACATTCCGGCGCAACGGCTATTCAGCTCAAGTTCAGTAAAAACAATGGCGAGTTGCAGATGCGCATTTCCGACAACGGTCGCGGATTTACCGCAACCAACGGCAGCATCGGCAGCGGATTGCAAAATATGCAGCATCGCTGTGTGGAAATCGGCGGGAGTTTTGCGATACAATCCGGCGATGCCGGAACGGAAATCCGTTGCGCCATTCCGGTATAA
- a CDS encoding response regulator transcription factor, giving the protein MKIRIALAEDKPFLATSIQEKLALFADDIEFRFWANNGKVMLEKLAENHAIDAILMDIEMPEMDGIEATAEIVAQYPHIKIIMLTVFDDEQRIFNAIQAGAMGYLLKDEPPQKLHESIKMIMDGGAPMSPTIAAKSLKLLRNPSRAESETTGEDFNLGKREVEVLEQLSQGLDYQKIAENLFISPATVRKHIENIYRKLQVNNKMRAVNKAIRHNII; this is encoded by the coding sequence ATGAAAATCCGAATTGCACTGGCAGAAGACAAACCGTTTTTGGCAACATCCATTCAGGAAAAACTGGCGTTATTTGCTGATGATATCGAGTTCCGGTTTTGGGCGAACAACGGTAAAGTCATGCTGGAAAAACTCGCAGAAAATCATGCGATCGACGCGATTTTAATGGATATCGAAATGCCGGAAATGGACGGCATCGAAGCCACGGCAGAAATTGTCGCGCAATATCCGCATATCAAAATAATTATGCTGACCGTTTTTGACGATGAACAGCGGATTTTCAACGCTATTCAGGCTGGCGCGATGGGTTATTTGCTCAAAGATGAACCGCCGCAGAAACTGCACGAATCCATCAAAATGATAATGGACGGCGGTGCGCCGATGTCACCGACCATCGCGGCAAAATCGCTGAAATTATTGCGCAATCCCAGTCGTGCCGAAAGCGAAACCACCGGCGAGGATTTCAATCTCGGCAAACGCGAGGTTGAAGTGCTTGAGCAACTCAGCCAGGGGCTGGATTATCAGAAAATCGCGGAAAACCTGTTTATTTCACCCGCAACCGTTCGCAAGCACATCGAAAATATTTATCGTAAGTTACAGGTAAACAACAAGATGCGCGCGGTTAACAAAGCCATCCGGCACAATATTATTTAA
- a CDS encoding DUF1697 domain-containing protein, giving the protein MNTIIALLRGINVGGNNKLPMKELREVLTKMGLKDVQTYIQSGNVVFRSDTADMGKLSESITAAIQNSHGFAPRIILLTAGSLRQAIAANPFPEGESEPKSLHLFFLAAPPENPDIAKIESLKSDTENYKLIGSVFYLHAPDGIGRSKLAEKVERALGVPATARNWRSVCQIMAIAEEIAQ; this is encoded by the coding sequence ATGAACACAATCATCGCGCTGTTGCGGGGCATCAACGTTGGCGGAAATAACAAATTGCCGATGAAAGAATTGCGGGAAGTGCTGACAAAAATGGGGTTGAAAGACGTGCAAACCTACATCCAGAGTGGCAATGTTGTCTTCCGCAGCGACACTGCAGATATGGGCAAATTGTCCGAATCAATCACCGCAGCCATTCAAAACAGCCACGGTTTTGCACCGCGCATCATTCTGCTCACTGCCGGATCGCTGCGGCAGGCTATCGCCGCAAATCCCTTTCCCGAAGGCGAAAGCGAACCCAAATCACTGCATCTTTTTTTTCTGGCAGCGCCGCCGGAAAACCCGGATATCGCCAAAATTGAATCCCTGAAATCCGATACCGAAAACTACAAACTAATCGGCTCTGTGTTTTATCTCCACGCACCGGACGGCATCGGTCGTTCCAAACTGGCGGAGAAAGTTGAACGAGCGTTGGGCGTTCCCGCAACTGCCCGGAACTGGCGATCCGTCTGCCAGATCATGGCAATCGCCGAAGAGATTGCGCAATAA
- a CDS encoding ankyrin repeat domain-containing protein: MTLHELLDINYGADGDDKLRQLLADGAAINAVDGLQRETPLHVATRRRRLSAATILLDNGADINAKTAGGKTAYAHAIRRRFTEMVTLFADRGADTTLNLADQFAVAVVNGKLDEARQILAANPGVVKTGNPEEDRLLADVAGRNPTEPVTLLIAAGANLSAPGLDDGTALHQAAWFGQPENARLLIDAGAPLEIFDGVHTSSPLGWAVHGSRYSGDAAQREADYIAIVRMLLDAGAKLHYPGTPDNDDYYHRLLTDASPGVAKILRINR, encoded by the coding sequence ATGACCCTTCACGAATTACTGGATATCAACTACGGTGCCGACGGCGATGACAAACTGCGTCAACTGCTGGCGGATGGTGCAGCTATTAACGCGGTTGACGGTCTGCAACGGGAAACGCCGTTGCATGTTGCCACGCGGCGCCGGCGACTCTCTGCCGCAACCATTTTGCTCGATAACGGTGCAGATATCAACGCAAAAACTGCGGGCGGAAAAACGGCTTATGCCCACGCCATTCGCCGCCGGTTCACGGAAATGGTTACGCTGTTTGCGGATCGCGGTGCGGATACCACGCTCAATCTTGCGGATCAGTTTGCCGTAGCCGTTGTCAACGGAAAGCTGGACGAGGCGCGACAGATACTTGCGGCAAATCCCGGCGTCGTAAAAACCGGAAACCCGGAAGAAGATCGCCTGCTGGCGGATGTCGCCGGACGAAATCCCACCGAACCGGTAACGCTATTGATTGCTGCCGGGGCAAATCTTTCCGCTCCGGGATTGGATGACGGCACAGCGCTGCATCAGGCAGCATGGTTTGGTCAGCCGGAAAACGCCCGTTTGTTGATCGATGCCGGCGCTCCGCTGGAAATTTTTGATGGGGTGCACACCAGCTCGCCGCTCGGATGGGCGGTGCACGGCTCCCGCTATTCCGGCGATGCCGCACAACGCGAAGCTGATTACATCGCCATCGTGCGGATGTTGCTGGATGCCGGAGCAAAACTGCATTATCCCGGCACACCGGATAACGACGATTATTACCATCGTTTGTTAACTGATGCCAGCCCGGGTGTTGCTAAAATCCTTCGAATCAACCGGTAA
- a CDS encoding glycosyltransferase: MIGWMLGGACFLIQLYFQIWLWRGMRKLSQQSPKKTRPSSPVSVIIAAHNEEQSLPELLRILSEQTLPNNQFEIILAADRCTDATVQIARSFQQQLPNLRIIDISSTPKNISPKKNALQLAINDATFSRLVFLDADVLPTRNHLQTMQQFFDDGAAAIVSLMRLRQPKNVWENFLVFEKLISWCIAAAGVGFGKPVISYGGNWAYTRDAFEQVGGFGSIIDSLSGDDDLLLQKFGSAGLPIAFCSDPNGWVTMEPPESFAHFLRQRRRHFSAGKRYSTSLQTGYFFYHASNLGIWLSPLFHFPAIALLIAKLLIDGYLLHRGGKRFRVSFSAAKQLLFNFGYLVYNTLVGPLGHIGKIRW, translated from the coding sequence GTGATCGGCTGGATGCTCGGCGGCGCTTGCTTTCTGATACAGCTGTATTTCCAGATATGGCTGTGGCGCGGCATGCGCAAATTGTCGCAGCAATCACCAAAAAAAACGCGTCCCTCCTCCCCCGTTTCCGTGATTATCGCAGCGCACAACGAAGAACAATCGTTACCGGAATTGCTCCGGATTTTATCCGAACAAACGTTGCCGAACAACCAATTCGAGATTATTTTGGCGGCTGATCGCTGCACGGATGCGACGGTTCAAATTGCACGATCATTTCAGCAACAATTACCCAACTTACGCATTATTGACATTTCCAGCACACCAAAGAATATTTCCCCCAAAAAAAACGCGCTGCAACTGGCGATAAATGACGCCACATTTTCCCGGCTGGTTTTTCTGGATGCGGACGTGTTGCCCACCCGGAATCATTTGCAAACGATGCAACAATTTTTTGACGATGGCGCGGCTGCTATCGTCAGTTTGATGCGGCTGCGACAACCCAAAAATGTGTGGGAAAATTTTCTGGTGTTCGAAAAATTGATTAGCTGGTGCATTGCGGCGGCGGGTGTCGGATTCGGCAAACCGGTGATTTCGTATGGCGGCAACTGGGCGTACACCCGCGATGCGTTCGAGCAGGTTGGCGGCTTCGGCAGCATCATCGATTCGCTCAGCGGCGATGACGATTTGCTGCTCCAGAAATTCGGCAGCGCCGGATTGCCCATCGCGTTTTGCAGCGATCCAAACGGTTGGGTGACGATGGAACCGCCGGAATCGTTCGCCCATTTTTTGCGCCAGCGTCGACGCCATTTTTCCGCCGGAAAGCGGTACAGCACATCACTGCAAACGGGATATTTTTTTTATCACGCCAGCAATTTGGGCATTTGGCTGAGTCCGCTGTTTCATTTTCCGGCAATTGCACTGCTCATCGCCAAACTGCTCATCGACGGATATTTGCTGCATCGCGGCGGCAAACGTTTCCGCGTTTCATTTTCCGCTGCGAAACAACTGCTGTTCAATTTCGGATATCTGGTTTACAACACTTTGGTGGGTCCGTTGGGGCACATCGGCAAAATCCGCTGGTGA
- a CDS encoding serine hydrolase — MKRYTIFAITFSAFILFSSTIFAQFEFQERDTLTIVSHPALRHSPPQMRTSPQTYNSDNGFEGLLAARFQFVLDSMLFTHNLMGASAAIILPEKGTWLGAGGFSNPVTNDSMRTDMLLEIDSNTKSFVAAIILQMAEEGSLSLEDPISQWLPTFANVDSTMTIRQILQHTGGVSDYFNDNPATVLAILNNPTQFWTPEFTLTYVLPPNFPPGAAWRYSNTGYTLAGMIIREISGADSFTVPLHQRLLEPFNLQHTFVDIEEPLVGELAHNWNDLTGDGILDDLTLIPRTAWMSSLWTAGAIVSTAEDLAKWVYLLHGDQVLSPTAMHEMRNTVPITGTPVRYGLGIYAFPVLGKTLWGHDGGGLGFNSQALFYRERGVSIAVIMNQRGGTASSAEILRELFRVVLKYYEQPHDHPYAINAAVNPRFLQPQSDTAAVTAKIHNPENHQFTVTAIYANTDSTVIDTLAMFDDGLHGDSLAGDNLYGAILGPLSDESNYDVRIQTTDTDSAFTHFTSTIFTTQGPITFQDFSLQSTAGTLYALKISLKNESATSVVPNVSLQIETADTAVTQILNANPVFGSFLPGEVKQTPAYSLLNIPDFSAPVTINIHIAIDNNIFWDDSFIIEPPTGLHSDGGAVPATFSLDQNYPNPFNPATTIRFELPSAGFTTLTIYNSIGESVKTLISQKIAAGSYSIDWDASGMSSGIYFYRLSAGKFSQIRKMVLIR, encoded by the coding sequence ATGAAGCGATATACGATTTTTGCGATTACTTTTTCTGCTTTTATTTTGTTTAGCAGCACAATTTTTGCGCAGTTTGAATTTCAGGAACGCGATACGCTAACCATCGTTAGCCATCCGGCATTGCGCCATTCACCGCCGCAAATGCGGACATCGCCGCAAACATACAACAGTGACAATGGATTTGAGGGATTGCTGGCAGCACGTTTCCAGTTTGTTCTGGATTCCATGTTGTTTACCCACAATTTGATGGGCGCATCCGCTGCCATCATTTTGCCGGAAAAGGGAACGTGGCTCGGCGCCGGGGGATTTTCCAATCCGGTAACCAACGATTCCATGCGCACGGATATGCTGTTGGAAATCGACAGCAACACGAAATCGTTTGTCGCGGCGATCATCCTGCAAATGGCGGAAGAAGGCAGTTTATCGCTGGAAGATCCGATCAGCCAATGGCTGCCGACATTTGCAAATGTGGACAGCACCATGACCATCCGGCAAATTTTGCAACACACCGGCGGCGTCAGCGATTATTTCAATGACAATCCCGCGACAGTTTTGGCAATTCTCAACAATCCCACCCAGTTCTGGACACCGGAATTCACATTAACGTATGTGTTGCCACCCAATTTTCCGCCCGGTGCGGCATGGCGTTATTCCAACACGGGCTATACTTTGGCGGGGATGATCATTCGGGAAATCAGCGGCGCCGATTCATTTACGGTGCCGTTGCATCAGCGATTACTGGAACCGTTCAACTTGCAACATACCTTTGTGGATATCGAAGAACCGCTGGTCGGTGAACTGGCACATAACTGGAACGATCTCACCGGCGATGGCATTCTCGACGACCTCACTCTTATCCCGCGTACCGCATGGATGAGTTCGCTGTGGACAGCCGGCGCAATCGTCTCCACTGCGGAAGATCTGGCGAAATGGGTGTATCTGCTGCACGGCGATCAGGTGCTCAGCCCGACAGCCATGCATGAAATGCGCAATACTGTGCCAATCACCGGCACTCCGGTCCGATACGGACTTGGGATTTATGCCTTTCCGGTGCTCGGCAAAACCCTTTGGGGGCACGACGGGGGCGGACTCGGGTTCAATTCCCAGGCACTGTTTTACCGGGAACGCGGGGTCAGCATTGCGGTGATTATGAACCAACGCGGCGGCACGGCCAGTTCCGCAGAAATATTGAGAGAATTATTCCGGGTGGTATTGAAATATTACGAACAACCGCACGATCATCCCTATGCGATCAACGCGGCGGTTAATCCGCGCTTTTTGCAACCGCAATCGGACACCGCAGCGGTAACTGCAAAAATCCACAATCCCGAAAACCACCAGTTTACCGTAACCGCCATTTACGCCAATACAGACAGCACCGTCATCGATACGCTGGCGATGTTTGACGACGGCTTGCACGGCGACAGCCTGGCCGGCGACAATCTGTATGGTGCAATTCTGGGTCCGTTGAGCGACGAAAGTAATTACGATGTCCGTATTCAAACCACCGATACCGATAGCGCATTTACTCACTTCACATCGACCATTTTCACGACCCAGGGACCCATCACTTTTCAGGATTTTTCATTACAAAGCACAGCCGGCACGCTGTACGCATTAAAAATTTCTTTAAAAAATGAAAGCGCAACATCCGTCGTGCCCAATGTATCGTTGCAAATAGAAACCGCCGATACCGCCGTCACCCAAATCTTAAATGCCAACCCAGTATTCGGCAGTTTTTTACCGGGGGAAGTAAAACAAACACCGGCGTATTCCCTGTTGAATATTCCCGATTTTTCCGCGCCGGTTACCATAAATATTCACATCGCGATTGATAACAACATTTTCTGGGATGACAGTTTTATCATCGAACCGCCAACCGGATTGCACAGCGATGGCGGCGCAGTTCCGGCAACCTTTTCGCTGGATCAAAATTATCCCAACCCGTTCAATCCGGCAACGACCATCCGCTTCGAATTGCCGTCAGCGGGTTTTACGACGCTCACGATTTACAACAGCATTGGCGAAAGCGTCAAAACATTGATTTCGCAAAAAATTGCAGCCGGGAGCTATTCGATCGATTGGGATGCATCGGGAATGTCCAGCGGGATTTATTTTTATCGATTATCTGCCGGAAAATTCAGCCAGATTCGCAAAATGGTGTTGATCCGGTAA
- a CDS encoding bifunctional molybdenum cofactor biosynthesis protein MoaC/MoaB → MIDVSPKFNTLRYAKARGVLNAAPETILRVRENTVPKGDVLATARAAGISSAKKCAEWMIFCHSIPLDWVDVSFEIEESQIRVFCEARTVWKTGVEMEALTGVTGALLNMYDMLKPLDKHLSFGDVKIIKKKGGKSDFRDTFKQPLKAGVLVISDSTFAGEREDRSGKIITEFLASQPVDVAAYDILPDEQDQIRERLTEMADAQQFDLIFTTGGTGPGPRDVTPQATAAVIEREFPGIAEAMRKHGKERTPYAMLSREITGVRGKCVIINLPGSSNGARESLQAIFPGLLHIFPMMQGMGH, encoded by the coding sequence ATGATCGACGTTAGCCCAAAATTCAACACACTGCGATACGCCAAAGCCCGTGGCGTGCTGAACGCTGCACCGGAAACCATTTTACGGGTTCGCGAAAACACCGTGCCGAAAGGCGATGTGCTGGCAACTGCCCGCGCCGCCGGTATCAGTTCCGCCAAAAAATGTGCGGAATGGATGATTTTTTGCCACAGCATCCCGCTCGATTGGGTGGATGTTTCTTTCGAAATTGAAGAATCGCAAATTCGGGTGTTTTGCGAAGCGCGAACCGTCTGGAAAACCGGCGTGGAAATGGAAGCGCTCACAGGCGTCACCGGTGCGTTGCTGAATATGTATGACATGCTCAAACCGCTGGACAAACACCTCTCGTTTGGCGATGTGAAAATCATCAAAAAGAAGGGCGGCAAAAGCGATTTTCGCGATACGTTCAAACAACCGTTGAAAGCGGGTGTGCTGGTGATTTCCGATTCCACATTTGCCGGTGAACGGGAAGATCGTTCCGGTAAAATTATCACCGAATTTTTGGCAAGCCAGCCGGTGGATGTTGCCGCATACGACATTCTGCCGGACGAGCAGGATCAGATACGCGAGCGATTGACGGAAATGGCGGATGCGCAACAGTTCGACCTGATTTTCACCACCGGCGGCACCGGTCCGGGTCCGCGCGATGTGACGCCGCAAGCCACCGCTGCGGTGATCGAACGGGAGTTTCCCGGCATTGCCGAAGCCATGCGCAAACACGGCAAAGAGCGCACGCCATACGCGATGCTCTCGCGGGAAATTACCGGTGTTCGCGGGAAATGTGTGATCATCAATTTGCCGGGCAGCAGCAACGGTGCGCGGGAAAGTTTACAGGCGATTTTTCCGGGATTGCTGCATATTTTTCCGATGATGCAGGGCATGGGGCATTGA
- the moaA gene encoding GTP 3',8-cyclase MoaA: MLIDNHGRRINYVRLAVTDVCNLRCVYCMPEHMKFLPRNETLTFSENIRLLNLLSQMGITKVRITGGEPFVRPDLPDLLREIRRIPGIRNVHITTNGVLTAPHLPLLKSLGIAGINLSLDSLDRERFRQITRRDVFAKVMDTFHGAIAANIPLRVNMVVMDGVNTNDILPMAKLSQNYPVSVRFIEEMPFDGSGKIKPHIEWDHRKILALLQSEFPEIHPLPGEAAATAQHFNIPGFAGSVGIIAGFTRTFCGSCNRIRINARGGLQTCLYGADDLNVRDLLRSSASDQEIQQAFRKRIGNRFKDGWEAQQHRQKSGETNESMSLIGG, translated from the coding sequence ATGCTGATCGATAATCACGGTCGCCGCATCAATTATGTGCGGCTGGCGGTGACGGATGTGTGCAATTTGCGCTGCGTTTATTGCATGCCGGAGCACATGAAATTCCTGCCCCGCAACGAAACCCTGACATTTTCTGAAAATATCCGATTGCTCAATTTGCTGTCGCAAATGGGCATCACCAAAGTGCGCATCACCGGCGGCGAGCCGTTCGTGCGTCCGGATTTGCCGGATTTGCTGCGGGAAATCCGCCGGATTCCCGGCATTCGCAACGTGCACATCACCACCAACGGGGTGCTCACCGCGCCGCATTTACCGCTGCTGAAATCGTTGGGGATTGCGGGCATCAACCTCAGTCTGGATTCGCTCGATCGCGAGCGGTTTCGGCAAATCACCCGCCGCGATGTGTTCGCCAAAGTGATGGACACGTTTCACGGCGCTATCGCCGCAAATATTCCCCTGCGAGTGAACATGGTTGTGATGGACGGTGTGAACACCAACGATATTTTACCGATGGCGAAACTCTCCCAAAATTATCCGGTTTCGGTGCGCTTTATCGAAGAAATGCCGTTCGACGGATCGGGCAAAATCAAGCCGCACATCGAATGGGATCACCGGAAAATTTTAGCGCTGCTCCAATCGGAATTTCCGGAAATCCACCCGTTGCCCGGCGAAGCTGCGGCGACTGCGCAGCATTTCAATATTCCCGGTTTTGCCGGAAGTGTGGGCATTATTGCGGGATTTACGCGGACATTTTGCGGAAGCTGCAACCGCATCCGCATCAACGCGCGGGGCGGATTGCAAACCTGCTTGTATGGCGCGGATGATTTGAATGTGCGCGATTTGCTGCGCAGCTCCGCGAGTGATCAGGAAATTCAGCAGGCATTCCGCAAGCGCATCGGCAATCGTTTCAAAGATGGTTGGGAAGCGCAACAGCATCGCCAGAAATCCGGCGAAACCAATGAATCGATGTCGCTGATCGGCGGATAA
- a CDS encoding T9SS type A sorting domain-containing protein, which produces MIRKVTLLAIIIFINISFAQWERVSTRYTGTLGKMAIYNGFVYAYGDSVGTTTVFLRSGDQGNTWDDFSASMPDELFYLHEHNGELMGMFFGSNVGNALMVSADNGESWTTRSSFSIDGGAVLSLHSDGTILYALSNREKIFRSTDNGATWTEFVVSYDGAPQRVGLDFAAIGDIWVYIGLNLGAVISTDGGATWAANNPQFAIGSVSVINGEFYGATYGMYKLDATNQWVLYNNGWPGSAPFWATGKSIASNGQTVFAYAQGLFEASVYQSNDAGNSWSTVATGLPTSGTLGLDDFLVADQHYAYCYYRSLNAAEFGIYRALLSPTAIADDETALPGKFNLAQNYPNPFNPSTTISYQLPNANRVKLSVYDMLGREIQTLVNEQQNAGQHTIRFDAQQLPSGVYFYNINAGNFQATRKMLLIE; this is translated from the coding sequence ATGATACGGAAAGTTACGCTGCTCGCAATCATAATATTCATCAATATATCGTTTGCCCAATGGGAACGGGTGAGCACCCGATACACCGGCACGCTCGGCAAAATGGCTATTTACAATGGGTTTGTGTATGCCTATGGCGATTCTGTCGGCACGACAACTGTGTTTTTGCGCTCCGGCGATCAGGGCAACACCTGGGATGATTTTTCCGCAAGTATGCCCGATGAACTGTTTTATCTGCACGAACACAATGGCGAATTGATGGGCATGTTTTTCGGTTCGAATGTTGGCAATGCGCTGATGGTTTCTGCGGATAACGGCGAAAGCTGGACAACCCGCAGCAGCTTTTCCATCGATGGCGGTGCGGTGCTCAGCCTGCATTCCGACGGTACCATTTTATACGCGCTTTCCAATCGCGAAAAAATATTTCGCTCCACCGATAACGGCGCAACCTGGACAGAATTTGTCGTGAGTTACGATGGCGCTCCGCAGCGAGTAGGGCTGGATTTTGCTGCTATCGGCGATATCTGGGTTTACATCGGGTTGAACCTTGGTGCCGTAATCAGCACGGACGGCGGTGCAACCTGGGCTGCGAACAATCCCCAATTTGCCATCGGCTCTGTCAGCGTTATCAACGGGGAATTTTACGGTGCCACGTACGGTATGTATAAACTGGACGCCACAAATCAATGGGTGCTGTATAACAACGGCTGGCCGGGCAGCGCACCGTTTTGGGCAACCGGAAAATCCATCGCCAGCAACGGGCAAACCGTATTTGCCTATGCGCAGGGATTGTTTGAGGCATCCGTTTATCAATCGAATGACGCCGGAAATTCCTGGAGCACGGTTGCAACCGGATTGCCAACCAGCGGCACATTGGGTTTGGATGATTTTTTGGTAGCCGATCAACATTATGCGTATTGCTACTATCGCTCGTTGAACGCGGCCGAGTTCGGGATTTACCGGGCGTTGCTCAGCCCGACAGCCATCGCAGACGACGAAACAGCACTGCCGGGTAAATTTAATCTGGCACAAAATTATCCCAACCCGTTTAACCCATCCACTACTATTTCCTATCAATTGCCCAACGCCAACCGCGTTAAACTATCCGTTTACGATATGCTGGGCAGGGAAATCCAAACGCTGGTGAACGAGCAGCAAAACGCCGGTCAGCATACGATCCGATTCGATGCGCAACAACTACCGAGCGGCGTGTATTTTTATAACATCAATGCGGGAAATTTTCAGGCAACACGCAAAATGCTGTTGATTGAATAA